The following proteins are encoded in a genomic region of Gimesia algae:
- a CDS encoding glycosyltransferase: MYLLATVSSLCLIIFAVFYLYWGSHAARLYRGILNQSTDEDYTPVATVILPLRGNDPFLVHCLDGLLNQDYPDYRVKIVVDHVSDPALGFVKQYLRRHPHPQCEVSIRRQESVSCGLKNASLVQAIQTVSADVEVVAWLDADVLPHRRWLRDLVSPLREAEVGIASGIRWYAPQSTNAGTLVRHAWNAAAVLQMLSMDIAWGGSIALSRSVFQDPRLSDTLSKMMWDDTGLKSIANQLNQKLVFAPAATMINAESIAFDSSLQFITRQMVNARFYHSHFWFIATLGFVSALAQTVLVGLGLLFLQQGQQLAAGLVSGVLVFAGAAVAFSIYRLGSRIEQLVRSRGGQFRRHPLKTLGYLWLMPYLFCGCLIAAIRTRTINWRGVIYYAPAPFEVYINHYEPFQKAAPVSVRAELENVSI; the protein is encoded by the coding sequence ATGTATCTGCTGGCAACAGTCTCTTCTCTATGTCTGATCATTTTTGCGGTTTTTTATCTGTATTGGGGCTCTCATGCAGCCCGCCTGTATCGCGGAATTCTGAATCAGAGCACTGACGAAGATTACACACCTGTCGCGACTGTCATCCTGCCTCTGCGGGGTAATGATCCGTTTCTGGTTCATTGTCTGGATGGCCTGCTGAATCAGGATTATCCGGATTATCGGGTGAAGATCGTCGTCGACCATGTGAGTGATCCGGCGCTGGGATTTGTAAAACAATATCTGCGCAGGCATCCCCATCCCCAGTGTGAGGTCAGTATTCGTCGGCAGGAGTCGGTCAGTTGTGGTCTGAAAAATGCGTCTCTGGTTCAGGCCATACAAACTGTTTCCGCCGATGTGGAAGTGGTGGCCTGGCTTGATGCGGACGTGCTTCCCCATCGTCGCTGGCTGCGGGATCTGGTGTCGCCTTTGCGAGAAGCGGAAGTCGGGATCGCTTCTGGGATACGCTGGTATGCACCACAGTCAACGAACGCGGGGACGCTGGTGCGGCATGCCTGGAATGCGGCGGCGGTGTTGCAGATGTTGTCGATGGACATTGCCTGGGGAGGCTCGATTGCATTGAGTCGATCTGTGTTTCAGGATCCACGGCTTTCAGACACGCTATCGAAAATGATGTGGGATGATACGGGACTGAAATCGATTGCCAATCAGTTGAATCAGAAACTGGTATTCGCTCCAGCAGCGACGATGATCAACGCGGAATCCATCGCATTCGATTCCAGTCTGCAGTTTATTACCCGACAGATGGTCAATGCACGATTTTATCATTCCCATTTCTGGTTCATAGCCACACTAGGATTTGTTTCGGCGCTCGCCCAGACAGTACTGGTCGGGCTGGGGCTGCTGTTCCTGCAACAGGGACAGCAGCTGGCAGCCGGACTGGTATCGGGAGTACTGGTCTTTGCCGGCGCTGCGGTGGCGTTTTCCATTTATCGTCTGGGATCACGCATTGAGCAGCTAGTGCGGTCCCGGGGCGGTCAGTTCCGGCGTCATCCTTTAAAGACACTGGGTTATCTGTGGCTGATGCCTTATCTGTTCTGTGGTTGTCTGATTGCTGCGATCCGCACACGCACGATTAACTGGCGCGGTGTAATCTATTATGCGCCTGCCCCGTTCGAGGTCTATATCAATCACTACGAGCCGTTCCAGAAAGCGGCGCCGGTGAGTGTCAGAGCCGAACTGGAAAACGTTTCGATTTGA